From Bos javanicus breed banteng chromosome 5, ARS-OSU_banteng_1.0, whole genome shotgun sequence, the proteins below share one genomic window:
- the LOC133248847 gene encoding olfactory receptor 6C2-like has product MRNHSAITAFIILGLTNDTQLEILIFVFLLVTYMLSVIGNLTIISLIFVDPHLKTAMYFFLQNFSFLEISFTTACVPTYLYIISSGDKMITINACFSQIFFIVLFGAPEIFLLTVMSYDRYLAICKPLHYMSIMNSRVCRSLILSCWVSGFLIILPPFGLSVHLEFCDSFIDHFFCDASPILKNACSDTWFIEQLVIFCAVLTFIATLVCIVLSYIYIIRTVLRLPSAQERKKAFSTCSSHMIVVSITYGSCIFMYVKPSAKDEVAHNKGVSLLTTSIAPMLNPFVYTLRNKQVKQSFHGILKRLIFYSKK; this is encoded by the coding sequence ATGAGAAACCATTCAGCAATAACAGCATTTATCATACTGGGTTTGACAAATGACACACAACTAGAGattttgatttttgtctttttgttggtcACATATATGTTAAGTGTAATTGGGAATCTGACCATAATTTCTCTCATCTTTGTGGATCCTCATTTAAAAACAgcgatgtatttttttcttcagaatttctctttcttagaaaTCTCATTCACAACAGCCTGTGTGCCCACATACCTCTACATCATATCAAGTGGGGacaaaatgatcaccatcaaTGCCTGCTTCAGCCAAATCTTTTTTATTGTCCTTTTTGGAGCTCCAGAAATTTTCCTCTTGACTGTGATGTCTTATGACCGCTACTTGGCCATCTGCAAACCCCTTCACTACATGAGCATCATGAACAGCAGAGTCTGCAGGAGCCTCATTCTCTCTTGTTGGGTATCTGGCTTCTTGATTATCCTTCCACCCTTTGGCCTGAGTGTTCACCTGGAATTCTgtgactcttttattgaccatttTTTCTGTGATGCTTCTCCAATACTGAAGAATGCATGTTCAGATACATGGTTCATAGAGCAGCTGGTTATATTCTGTGCTGTTTTGACCTTTATAGCGACTCTTGTGTGCATAGTTCTGTCCTACATATACATTATTAGGACAGTTCTAAGATTACCCTCtgctcaggaaaggaaaaaagcctTTTCCACGTGTTCTTCCCACATGATTGTGGTTTCCATCACCTATGGCAGCTGCATTTTTATGTATGTGAAACCTTCAGCTAAGGATGAAGTGGCCCATAATAAGGGAGTTTCTCTGCTGACTACATCTATTGCCCCTATGTTGAACCCTTTCGTTTATACCCTGAGGAATAAACAAGTAAAGCAGTCTTTCCATGGCATTCTTAAAAggttaatattttattcaaaaaagtAG